Part of the Venturia canescens isolate UGA chromosome 2, ASM1945775v1, whole genome shotgun sequence genome is shown below.
CACGTGATCGGTTGTACACGAGTACGCGCGCGTAGCAACGTGGTCCGCGATCGTAACGGCACACTCGGTGAATCGAGGAACTAGAAGATAATTAATTTGAAGCTTCAGGGACTTCGAAAGAATTAAGTAAACTgttaaaatattaataaatttaaatgaagATTGTAGAGTTCAAGATACTGAAAAAATAGGGAACACATGGGAAAATATGGCAGTAAAAGTTATAgggcaaaaatgaaaaattgtttattcgtcaATTGGGACCATAACAAACAAGCATTACATGTTTAATTGATAACGCTGCCTAACGTCAGAGTCTCAGATGGTGAATAAAGTGATTTTTATTCTCCCCCTCGACGAAGAAGCTCAGGCACGTTCTTTTTTAGTCAAAAAGACCGAAACCCAAGTTATCATCCTCGGAATCGGAGTCTTCCTTGGCAGACTTCTCCTCTTCtgtaaaaagataaaaaatcaaaataagaCAGAAATTCATCAAGATATAATGTTTCATTGAATTTGTATTTTGACATCAGTAAAAGAATGTGACATCACAACGCTTCAGACGAAAGATGGTATTAGTGAAAcatcatttgaaaataaaataatgtaaaataaaCAACTATCGAATAACCACCGATTAAAACGACTAATTAGGTTATTTActtataaaaaatcataatattGCTTCCAATTGGAAGCACTGTTACAAATGAAAAGAGATTTTTTGTATTTGGTAagaaatgtcataaaatttagTACACCTCAATTGATGAGAAtgtatcaacatttttttttgtaaaaagagGTTATGAACGAAAATCTATTTTCATAAGGGagatgaatattttcaaactgACCTTTTTGGACCTCTGCAGGAGCAGCGGCAccaccagcagcagcagctgcAGCTGGAGCTGCACCACCCACTGGCATCGACGACAGCTTTTCGCGAcctgttagaaaaaatcacATGTTATAATGGAGACTCGAacaagtacaattttttctttttgcgattcTACTCATTCTATTGAAATTTGCTCATATATTTATAAAGACAATCACGTTTTTGAAGTTGCAACTGAAGGTTAAATCAATTTATATTTCATGCATAATGAATAACTTACTGAATATAGTCATTTGGAACTTTACTAAAGACGCGTACTAAAGACTAAGATTACCAGTATatcaaatagaatttttttaatattcatgAGTGTTTGATGGCTTAGTATTGGTGACGTCATTGAATGCACGACCCAAGGTGGAGCACAACAATTCAATCTTCCTCTGTCTTGAGACAACCTCTTAATCAAATTTCAGAGGTCGTTGTGTGGACTGAGGGTTAAGGTCTAGAAACTTTGTATAAGGACGTTTGTGATTCAAAACTGTaatgaatattaataaatttttgttccatggACATTATCTACACTCAGCagtttgaaattttagtaGAATAAAATGATTAAGATTTTCTTTGCAATATTTAATGAGAATGAATTCTGAATATTTTGAtgggaaaaaatatagaaataatgaaacttccatatttcaaagaaaaaaattgcaaaaaacgatTACTTGAATAGCTTTTTTACCTTGTGTGATCAGATCTTCAATGGATTTGCCATTGAGCTCAGCGATGACTTTGGAGAGCTTTTCAGAATCTGCTTCGATACCAACTGACGACAGGATCTTTTCAATGTCAGTCTGGGTGGGTGATGCTTTGCCACCAAGGGCAGCCAAAAGGTAAGCGGCCACGTAACGCATTCTAGAATTTGAAAACAAATCATGAGTTGACCAAATCAATCAGAATTAACAAATTAATGAGTATTTATATTGAAGAATTCAGAAAACAATTTATCATCACTGCCAATCAGTCGAAAGATGGTGATAAAAGTATTCATCATTTGAAAACTGCATAAATTTAGGGGTTTAACCTCAAAATTTTCAGTTATTGCATAAAAACAAGGATTTAtagatattttataattaaattaaagaaaatagaACTGATTATAGTATTTGTTCGGATGAAAAGATTTATTCCGTGAAAAATACCATTCTTTGGTGTATGAAATTCAATCAAATACGGTATCGGATGAATTCTCACACGACCGCGTTGCGGACACACGTCGAATGGATCCACGAATATTTTGTTCTGTTAAATCTAATCCATTTCGATTgttcaatataattttttatttataattcaataaGTTGgttgaacatttattttttatattcaataacaCAAATAATTAACTTACTTTTAAGTCGTCACGACACGAAACGTGGAACTCGCTGAAATGTCGAGTGTGTACGTTCttcgaaaagaaacgagaaagaaGCTGGCTTGGCTCACTTGGCTGGCGCTGGCACTCGAGCTTGGAATCGACGCGTGGTGACGGTTGCCGCAAAAAGTGGCGCTGTCACGCGGGTGGAGATTATTGGCGCGAAATTCAAACTATTTACACATCGAGTGAAGACAAATGTTTCtgaaattccataaaaaagttaaaaaaaattcttaaggaataataaaaaattatttccatcGATTTTCGTTCCGAATAGAGGGTTTGTTAGTCAAAAGATGGAAATTGttgagataaaaatgtttcaactgtaaattcaaaatttttgcacCACACAGATGTTGTCAATTCGAAGACAAGAATTTGCAGAATGACATGAATTTATCAAATATCGAAATCccaataaaatttgataagaTCGAAGTTATAAAACAGCACCAAGCACATACGTCTTGAGTTTGAAGGAATAAAAGTTtggatgaaattacaaaaaaaattgattcaataaaaagtttttttgaacCAAAATACTGATGGAAAAAACGTTAAGCTgttaaaaaatagtaaaaaaagaaacgaaaaattcaccATTAGTTTTACAACAAATGTATTTGATTTATTTACACTGCATCCTTTTTCtttacattctatttttacAAGTCACGTTAaaacgtatatttatatacagatTGAAGTATTTTCAGTGTCggtatttatcaataaaacaTCCATTTATTCACGCTTTCACTGTTGCAGATGATATATTTTCTGTGATGAATTTAGCACAATATTggagttattaaaaaaatatcggtCTATGTACATTTTTATGATTCGATCAACAATAGGATTCCCGAAAATTCGACGATTTCGATAAATGTACAAATACGAAAACGAGGAGTAGAAAAATCGACATCCCATCAACATATGAGATGTGTGTGTTTCAACTACCGATGACTTTGATTCCACTAACAATGGATaaatgaatggaaaataaaGATCGTCGGAATCGTTGGTCTTTTTTTGTTCCAGATGAACAATagtttatataattttttcagtaaACCCTGGATTGGAGTATGGCTTTTTGTAATAACGAGCAAAAAGTTTTATTGACCTCGTGGCACAGAATTTCAGCAGATTTGTCGCCTAACGCAGCCTGGGCGGAGCTGACGCGGCCCAATTGTAATAAAAGGCCGGTCGTATCTTCGGCAAGGGGCGGAAAAGCTAGacaaattctcgtcaaagcAGAAAGTACCGGCATAAATAAGACTACGCGATCTCTCGCCGGTAATACACCGAGCAGCGTTATTAGTGTGTTTATCGCTAAACGTGATACACTCAGTGCTTTTGGCAACGCGTATTGCACCGCCAGGTGAGATGCTAAATCGACcgcaaaaacttgtttttctgGTTCTGGCTGGGAGAGCAATTCCGGTATCCAGTCGAGACAGATGTGCATCGAGGGAATTCCGGAAACGGTGATTGGCAATAACTCTCTCGGATATCCctggaaaaaataacaaaatacttattataataataaaaaaaacaataatcgaGTGAAgaatattctatttttttggAAAGTCCTCGGgaaatttgtgtttgaaaaacacttttttcagaAGAATTTGCGTTTGGTCCTTgagtaaattttctttcactgagttggaagttgtaagaaaatgTATACCTGAAAATGTACTAATTTGGCTAAGGATGGATCAGCGATGAAGAGTTGATGTAGGTAGGAGCAAACGACGCTCCGAATTTCTCGAAGCGACCACATTTGTCCCGGCACTTCGCGATCTTCCTTCGTTTCTAAACACGCCTCGAGCAATATTTGTACCGCTGCACTTTCCTGTCCTGCCACCAAAGCTGTTCTCAAATCTTCTCTCTCAGCTTCGCTAGTCAATTGACCAACTTTTTCTGTCAATGGCCTGTCCTGCATGTGCCTCGACAACTGCGATCGTGACGCTGCTAATGTCGCCTGCAATATCCTGTGAAatttagacattttttttaacgtgttTACTTCAATCAAATTctcattctttattttctgaTATATATCGCAAAACACCGGTTAATTATTGACGATTATGTACCCAAAAATCCCACTCGAAAAGAGTTTCatagaaaataattaatctaacaaaaatttcatattaaaATTGTGAGTTTTTCAACACCAACTGTCAGTAaattcgaaaagtttttaataaacaaataaatttgcGACCTCAATTTTAGATAATATGGAATATTTGATTTTACGAAGTTAGATTCATATTTAAGGTTCATTAAGAATTGAGATTTACTGGTAAAAGCAAAGGAAGGAAAGCTAAATCTGAGTCACAGTCGGTTCATTACAATTCGCAGGTCCATTTCAAGCACTTTGTAGTTTATCTTATtttaaaatttctctcattacAGGCCACTATTGTCATAAATACCTTAAAATTACAGATAATACTGGAGCACATCGAAAAACTCTTGTATCGCAGCGTAAGACTTGCAACGGATCAAGAACGATGTTTTCTTGCGTAAGAAAAACATTGAGAGCGTTTGAGTTTTCTATCAATAGAGCGTTTATCGACAATACCCAGAGACATCTCGGCAAGACGGTGTTGAGTCTTAGCCACACTTGTTTGTAGAGTTCTGAAacacaaaaatatataaagaataaatgaaaaatacatatGTCACTGAATAAACAAagtatttcaagttttttcgacaacaaaaaatgttcaagAACTATTAAGgactttgaaagaaaaattttgttaaaaaagtGGTGAAAATAATGAGCGAAATGTATTCTGACCTTGAATATATCGAGGTACTTTTTCATCGAGAACAACCTTGAAGTAATGAATGATGGTTTGAGCGTGTGGCCAAATATCGGTTGGTTTCATGGCCATTAATTGTCGCAAGAGTCGTCCAGTGCGAGATGGGCACGTTTTGATATGTCCAAAAGCTTCGACGATGGTGACGTCGTTGACATTGAGATTTTCATGGTTGATAGCGGGTGAAACGATATTGATCATTTCATCGTCGAGCCAATCGTCGACGAGTGATAGATGAGGAAAATGGGTGGCCAACAATCGTAAAAGGGGTGAAAATAAACCGGCGTAATTCATTTGATCTCTTTGTACTTGTTGGAGCAAATATTTGATTGGTAATTCGGACAAAAATTCTGTTGAATAAGATTTGATTTTTCTGCCTTGGGAAATGAAATTGTGCATATTGTTGAGTCTCACGTCTTCGTAGAGTAGAAGATAATAGAGAAGCAGCAGTTGCGAAGTAAGAGATGGTTTTGAGGTATCGACATCGATGCATTCGATTTCGGATTCCATGATGCTCAAAGCACTCTTTTTGACATCGAAATTAGCTCCGAAAACGCTGTTTTGAAAGACTTTTCTTATTTCTGCTTCAGTCATAGGTTTGTTGGTGTGCTCAGAGGATTTGTTATTGGTAACGAGGATGGAGTTTACGTAGACTTCAACAAGAGCGGGCAATACGGGATGTAGAGGCGGTACGCTGTTGCAGATCTGCCGATAAATCCAGTTTTTAATGGGGACACGATGTTTCGCGAAAGCTCGAGACTTCAACAATTG
Proteins encoded:
- the RpLP2 gene encoding 60S acidic ribosomal protein P2; translated protein: MRYVAAYLLAALGGKASPTQTDIEKILSSVGIEADSEKLSKVIAELNGKSIEDLITQGREKLSSMPVGGAAPAAAAAAGGAAAPAEVQKEEEKSAKEDSDSEDDNLGFGLFD
- the IntS2 gene encoding integrator complex subunit 2, which translates into the protein MLSGTSISPRVFTAIQNVNIRELSRCTQREIRPLLPCLVRMSLISPLDITKECVEARKEILTILSGIESVNSIVALLSIDFHALETDVRKEQQLRQKHGNSQSDSILAQSLQGGLALEFERSESTRRIRLVLSEILFISSQIQELQRNNDFQIKQSDLFDNAVYMEEISYVICIALAELPALLSLRDIAETLLHVKHGPEIICWIVANSPDSFAEVCAHLIANGERQEESALGRIRTQALTMLCRMNPSQALAVRAKCVELCRMPALAITLSLERENAASLQQESDMVAFVSGLLLGNDQQVRTWIAMFIRNGQKRKWESHTALQSLREELLRRLEAIIAESSELQLAESHVVQASALLRLYCALRGIGGIKFQDDEITMIVQLLTSHPPPSPAGVRFVSLGLCMLIACPSLIGHHNLEKRSVEWVQWLVREEAYFESASGVTASFGEMLLLMAIHFHSNQLSAICDLVCATLGMKIPIRPNNLTRMKQIFMQEIFTEQVVTAHAVKVPVTASLNANIPGFLPVHCIHQLLKSRAFAKHRVPIKNWIYRQICNSVPPLHPVLPALVEVYVNSILVTNNKSSEHTNKPMTEAEIRKVFQNSVFGANFDVKKSALSIMESEIECIDVDTSKPSLTSQLLLLYYLLLYEDVRLNNMHNFISQGRKIKSYSTEFLSELPIKYLLQQVQRDQMNYAGLFSPLLRLLATHFPHLSLVDDWLDDEMINIVSPAINHENLNVNDVTIVEAFGHIKTCPSRTGRLLRQLMAMKPTDIWPHAQTIIHYFKVVLDEKVPRYIQELYKQVWLRLNTVLPRCLWVLSINALLIENSNALNVFLTQENIVLDPLQVLRCDTRVFRCAPVLSVILRILQATLAASRSQLSRHMQDRPLTEKVGQLTSEAEREDLRTALVAGQESAAVQILLEACLETKEDREVPGQMWSLREIRSVVCSYLHQLFIADPSLAKLVHFQGYPRELLPITVSGIPSMHICLDWIPELLSQPEPEKQVFAVDLASHLAVQYALPKALSVSRLAINTLITLLGVLPARDRVVLFMPVLSALTRICLAFPPLAEDTTGLLLQLGRVSSAQAALGDKSAEILCHEVNKTFCSLLQKAILQSRVY